Part of the Helicobacter bilis genome is shown below.
GATAGACAATGTTTAAAAAAGTGAATCTAAAACAAAAAGCAGAAAATATAGATTCTGATAAATTACAAGAATTTATCAATAATGCAAGTGGCAGTGAGCCTACTAGAAAAATAGGTGGCGTGAAAAAAGGTATGATTCTAAAAGATGAGAAAGACAAAAGAGTAAAAAGAATAACGCTTTATCTCACACAAGAAGAGTATGAGTATATAGAAAATATTGCTAAATCATATAGAATGACAACAACAGAATACTCAAGGACTAAGCTTTTAACAGATGATAAGCCAATAGAGATTATTTAAGAAATAAAGGACAAAAAATGGAGACAAGGAAAAAAATAAAGGTGGCAGACCTAGAAAAGAACCTACATTTAATCGTAGCTTTAGAATTAACCAAGAATTGAAAGAATTTTGCGAGAGCCTTGACAACACAAACCAATTTATTCAAGATTTAATTGTTAAAAGCAAGGAAACAAAGACCAGCCAAGTCTATTTTAAAGGCAAGTGCTAAATATCATACATTTTAGTGTTCAATACCTTTATTTTTATCATTTTGCAATGCGGTTTAGATTCTATTTTGGAATCTTTTGCAGTATCTTTTATAGAATCTTTTTTAGCATAAATGTTATAACCATATTCCTTGTTGAGATAAGCCTTAAACACACTAATTTACCTTAGAATATCTATATTCAAATTGACAAATCTTACCACATGAAGTAAGACTGATTAAACCTAATGGGAATCCAAATTTGTTTGCAATCTTATACTTCTTATGCGTATAATTTTATCACAAACACATTTTATAGTATCATATTATAAAAATTTGTAAAAATTTATATATAGGCATTTTATGTTATCCTACATTTTTAAGAGAATCTTTTTAGTTATACCTACCTTGCTTGGTATTATCACGCTTAATTTTTTCATCATTCAGTTAGCACCCGGTGGTCCTGTGGAGCAAATGAGTGCGAGGCTTACAAATACTCTGCAAGGTGAGAGTAATGCTGGGAGTATAAGGCTATCAAGCTATCAAGGTGCAAAGGGGCTTGATTCTGCTCTCATTACGCAATTAAAGGAAATGTATGGCTTTGATAAGCCCATTTTAGAGAGATTTTTTATCATGCTGAAAAATTATATGCGATTTGATTTTGGAGAGAGTTTTTATAGGGAGGCTCGTGTGCTTGATATTATTAAAGAAAAGCTGCCTGTATCAATCACACTTGGAATCTTTAGCACACTCATTATCTATCTTATAAGCATTCCGCTTGGCATTATTAAAGCGTTATATAGCAATAGCCCATTTGATACTTTTACTAGTGTTTGCATTACGCTTTTGTATTCTATCCCGCCGTTTTTGTTTGCTATTTTGCTAATTGTCCTATTTGCTGGAGGGAGTTTTTGGGATATATTTCCACTGAAAGATTTAGTTAGTCAAAATTTTCATGAGATGGGTTTGTGGGATAAGATAAAAGATCTTTTATGGCATATTACTCTGCCGCTTATTTGCATTTGTGTTGGCGGGTTTGCAAGTCTTACTCTACTTGTTAAAAACTCATTTCTTGATGAGATAAATAAGGGTTATGTGCTACTTGCAAGAAGTAAGGGGGCAAGCAATATGCGTGTGTTGTATCTGCATATATTTCGCAATGCCATGCTGTTACTTATTACGCTTTTCCCTGCTACTTTTATTGGTATGTTTTTTAGCTCTAATCTGTTGATAGAGATTATTTTTAATCTCGATGGGCTTGGGCTGCTTGGCTATGACAGCGTGATTACTAGAGATTATCCTGTTGTATTTGGCACACTTTTTATTTTTACGCTTATTGGTTTATTTGCTAATATTATTGGCGACTTGCTTTATATGGTTGTTGATCCGCGTATAGATTTTGATAAGGCGTAGATTCTAAAGGATAATAATGCAGTATTTTATCTATCAAGAAAACACAGCACAATCTAAAGAAGAGATAATTTTTGAATGTAAAGGCTCAAAGTTTATAGCCTTGCTTTTCCCACTTGATATAGCTACAAATACAACTCTAGATTCTAATCAAATATTAAGAAATGACATATTAGCAAAGCTTCAAGCCGCACATAAAAAAGCAGTGCATTTTGTATGGGCGTTTAGAATCTTAAATGAATATCAGCAAATAATAGAGGGCAGTAGTGATGATGGCGAACCTAAAGGGAGTGCTGGAGTGCCTATGCTTGAAGTCTTGCGTGGTAAAGGCTTAATCAATATCTTTTGTGTTTGCATACGCTATTTTGGTGGCACAAAGCTTGGCGTTGGGGGATTAGTAAGGGCATATACACAAGCGACATTGCAAACTATCACTTTAGCTGAAAATCTAGGACAAATCCTGCCCTATCAAGCTAAAGATACCATAAGCATTCATGTAAAAAGCAGTGCGTATAATAAAATCCTGCATTTAGCTACACAACATCAACTTGAAGTGATTGATAGAGAGTTTCTACAAACTAGCATTACCTTGCAACTACAAGGGAGTGCTACAAATTTAGAAAATTTTTCAAAAGAGTATAAGAATCTTTATTATGATAGTATATGTCATAAAATGCAACATATTGGCAAATGCATTAACGCATTATAATATATAGAATCTTCTTAGTCCCCTATTCATAACTCTTCGATATTTCTGCAAAAATAGATTCTACATTCTTAATATAATCACTACTCATAGGGTTAATAAGAATGACTTTAGCCCCCATAGTCTTTGCAAGTGTTGCTATATCTTTATTATTACTTTCTGCAAAGACTTTTTTAATCCCTGCTTTTTTACCAAAGTCAGCAAGACTTAGAATCTCTTTCATGCCATAGGTTTTTCCATGTTGCTCTAGGGCATGCTCTATTAATCCATATTCAGCAGCTGCTTCATCAAATAATGGGTGAAAGACTATGAAGTCTTTATGTGGCATTTTCTCTAAATGCGATTTTATTTTCCGCTCTAAAATCTCTAATGCATGGTATATTTCCTTTGCATTTTCAGTGTAGAAACTTGCATTTTGCGGATCTTTTGAAGCTAATGCAATGGTAATAATGTTTGTAATCTCTCTAGCATTCTCGATACTAAGCCATAGGTGCATTTGATCCTTTTTGTTTAAGTCTTCATGCAGCATTACAATTTCTAGTATATTTTGCTGTTTATTTGCCTTTAGAATCTTTGGTAGCCATATATTTTCAAAAGGCATGCCTATACCGATAAATATATCGCTATTTGCTAGAGTTTGCATGTCTTTAAAGCTTGGTTCATAAGTCTCTGCATTTTTATTTTGTGGCACGATGATGTGAATATCTGCCCTAGATTTTGCGATCCCTTGCACGAAAAAAGAAAGTGGTGGGATACTCACACTTACTTGTAATTTCTTTGCGTATAAAAGATGACACACGCTACACATTGTGATAATAACAATTAAAAACTTTTTCATACATAACCCCTAGACTTTCTACATGAATGGAATCTGCTATAATACTACAAAAATTAGAGATTCACACATAAAAACGGAGATTTACATGAATATAGCAATCACTGGGGGTGGCACAGGCGGACATTTAGCAATCGCAAGGGCATTGGGCGAAGAGTGCAAGAAGCAGGGTATCACTACACTCTATATAGGTGGGACAAAAGGGCAGGATAAGCAATGGTTTGATAATGAAAGCACACCTTTTACACATACTGCCTTTTTAGATTCTATGCCGGTTGTTAATCAAAGCTTTTTTGGTAAATGGAGTGCGTTAGCAAAAAATATTACAGAATCTTTGAGTGCAAAAAAGCTTTTAAAAGAACATAATATTAATGCGTGTATTAGTGTCGGTGGATTTAGTGCAGCGACAGGGAGTTTTGGGGCGATTTTTAGCAGGATTCCATTTTTTATACATGAGCAAAATGCGTGTATGGGATCGCTAAATAAGCTTTTAAAGCCATTTGCAAAAAGTTTTTTCTCAAGCTTTGAGTATCCTAATGTTACCCTTACGCCTTATCCTATTAATAGTGATTTTTTTATGAAGCAAAGAGAGAGAGATACGCTTAAAACTATCGCCTTTT
Proteins encoded:
- the yejB gene encoding microcin C ABC transporter permease YejB, with translation MLSYIFKRIFLVIPTLLGIITLNFFIIQLAPGGPVEQMSARLTNTLQGESNAGSIRLSSYQGAKGLDSALITQLKEMYGFDKPILERFFIMLKNYMRFDFGESFYREARVLDIIKEKLPVSITLGIFSTLIIYLISIPLGIIKALYSNSPFDTFTSVCITLLYSIPPFLFAILLIVLFAGGSFWDIFPLKDLVSQNFHEMGLWDKIKDLLWHITLPLICICVGGFASLTLLVKNSFLDEINKGYVLLARSKGASNMRVLYLHIFRNAMLLLITLFPATFIGMFFSSNLLIEIIFNLDGLGLLGYDSVITRDYPVVFGTLFIFTLIGLFANIIGDLLYMVVDPRIDFDKA
- a CDS encoding IMPACT family protein, with the translated sequence MQYFIYQENTAQSKEEIIFECKGSKFIALLFPLDIATNTTLDSNQILRNDILAKLQAAHKKAVHFVWAFRILNEYQQIIEGSSDDGEPKGSAGVPMLEVLRGKGLINIFCVCIRYFGGTKLGVGGLVRAYTQATLQTITLAENLGQILPYQAKDTISIHVKSSAYNKILHLATQHQLEVIDREFLQTSITLQLQGSATNLENFSKEYKNLYYDSICHKMQHIGKCINAL
- a CDS encoding metal ABC transporter solute-binding protein, Zn/Mn family, with the protein product MKKFLIVIITMCSVCHLLYAKKLQVSVSIPPLSFFVQGIAKSRADIHIIVPQNKNAETYEPSFKDMQTLANSDIFIGIGMPFENIWLPKILKANKQQNILEIVMLHEDLNKKDQMHLWLSIENAREITNIITIALASKDPQNASFYTENAKEIYHALEILERKIKSHLEKMPHKDFIVFHPLFDEAAAEYGLIEHALEQHGKTYGMKEILSLADFGKKAGIKKVFAESNNKDIATLAKTMGAKVILINPMSSDYIKNVESIFAEISKSYE